The following coding sequences lie in one Treponema socranskii subsp. buccale genomic window:
- a CDS encoding amino acid ABC transporter substrate-binding protein — protein sequence MKKTVKVFSALFFTLVIAFGSVSCKKRDAASARDTSLDDLVSRGVFVLGLDDSFPPLGFRNADGEIVGYDIDLAKEVAKRLGVEFKAQPIDWDAKEMELNTGKIDCIWNGFTMTKEREEALTFTKPYLKNAQVLVVRNDSGISSLKDMAGKTIALQSGSSAQEAVDGNKEFSRTLKEQVLLKDNVTALNDLEIRGVDGVVMDSVVANYSITATGKPFTVIDEALSYENYGIAFRKGNAALRDKVQSILEDMQRDGTVTAVSEKWFGRDISVIGK from the coding sequence ATGAAAAAAACGGTAAAAGTATTTTCGGCTTTATTTTTTACGCTCGTTATCGCTTTCGGAAGCGTAAGCTGCAAAAAACGGGATGCGGCTTCCGCTCGTGATACGTCGCTTGACGATCTCGTCTCGCGCGGCGTATTTGTGCTCGGACTCGACGATTCGTTTCCGCCGCTCGGCTTTCGCAATGCGGACGGAGAAATCGTCGGCTACGATATCGATTTGGCAAAAGAAGTTGCGAAGCGGCTCGGCGTCGAATTTAAAGCGCAGCCTATCGATTGGGATGCGAAAGAGATGGAGCTGAACACGGGTAAAATCGACTGCATTTGGAACGGCTTTACGATGACGAAAGAGCGTGAAGAAGCGCTTACGTTTACAAAGCCGTATTTGAAAAACGCGCAAGTGCTCGTCGTGCGAAACGACAGCGGCATTTCATCGCTGAAGGATATGGCGGGGAAAACGATCGCGCTGCAAAGCGGCTCAAGCGCGCAGGAAGCCGTCGACGGAAACAAGGAATTTTCGCGCACACTCAAAGAACAGGTACTCTTAAAAGACAATGTTACCGCGCTTAACGATCTTGAGATCCGCGGCGTCGACGGAGTCGTCATGGACAGCGTCGTCGCAAATTACAGCATAACAGCGACGGGAAAGCCTTTTACCGTCATCGATGAAGCGCTCTCTTACGAAAATTACGGTATCGCGTTCCGCAAGGGAAACGCTGCGCTGCGCGATAAAGTGCAGAGTATTTTGGAAGATATGCAGAGAGACGGAACGGTTACCGCCGTTTCGGAAAAGTGGTTCGGGCGCGATATTTCGGTGATCGGAAAATAA
- the argH gene encoding argininosuccinate lyase: MDIHGTITGDNHAALWHGRFSEGPDAAAVAFETSIHVDERMARDDIFGSKAHAEMLARTGIISRKEADAIIGALDSIDADMASGKLSVDASAEDIHSFIEAALTDRIGEAGKKVHTGRSRNDQIALDERLYLRRTIPELQNGIAHLIETLALLAERHTQSIMPGFTHMQHAQPVTLAHHLCAWAWSFTRDWERLSDALKRISRSPIGAGALAGTTLPLDRKLEAELLGFDGVTPNSLDTVSDRDYCIEFASCFALLHMHLSRAAEEVVLWSTSEFSFIELSETWSTGSSIMPQKKNPDFAELIRGRTGRVYGDLVALLTMMKALPLAYNRDMQEDKESLFDAFDTVSACVSVFTDMIASASWNTQRMESSCEDGYLNATDVADYLVRKGIPFRTAHGIAAKAVRIAIEKKCRLEELPIEDFKACSDRIEDDIYSLIDSKSCVTSRKTEGGPAAERVAEQIRALKDFTKERL; the protein is encoded by the coding sequence ATGGATATACACGGTACGATCACCGGAGACAATCACGCCGCTCTGTGGCACGGCCGTTTTTCCGAAGGGCCGGACGCAGCGGCAGTCGCGTTTGAAACTTCAATTCACGTCGATGAGCGCATGGCTCGCGATGATATTTTCGGAAGTAAAGCGCACGCGGAAATGCTTGCGCGGACGGGCATCATTTCGCGAAAAGAAGCCGATGCGATTATCGGAGCGCTCGACTCGATCGATGCCGATATGGCGTCGGGTAAGCTTTCCGTGGACGCTTCCGCCGAAGACATTCATTCGTTTATAGAAGCCGCGCTCACCGACAGGATTGGAGAAGCGGGCAAAAAAGTGCATACGGGCAGAAGCCGAAACGACCAGATCGCGCTCGACGAAAGGCTCTATCTCAGGCGGACGATTCCCGAACTGCAAAACGGCATCGCACATCTCATCGAAACGCTTGCCCTCCTCGCCGAGCGCCACACGCAATCGATTATGCCGGGCTTTACGCATATGCAGCACGCTCAGCCGGTGACGCTCGCTCATCATCTGTGCGCGTGGGCGTGGAGCTTTACGCGCGATTGGGAACGGCTTTCCGATGCGCTTAAACGTATTTCGCGCTCACCGATAGGAGCCGGAGCCCTCGCCGGAACGACCCTTCCGCTCGACAGAAAACTCGAAGCGGAACTGCTCGGTTTTGACGGCGTGACGCCCAATTCGCTCGACACCGTTTCCGACCGCGACTACTGCATCGAATTCGCATCGTGCTTTGCGCTTTTGCACATGCACCTTTCGCGAGCGGCCGAAGAGGTCGTGCTGTGGTCTACGTCGGAATTTTCGTTTATCGAGTTGAGCGAAACGTGGTCGACCGGCAGTTCGATCATGCCGCAGAAAAAAAATCCCGACTTCGCCGAACTCATCCGCGGGCGGACGGGCAGGGTATACGGCGATCTCGTAGCTCTTTTGACGATGATGAAAGCGCTGCCGCTTGCGTATAACCGCGATATGCAGGAAGATAAAGAAAGCCTTTTCGATGCGTTCGATACGGTGAGCGCCTGCGTGTCGGTTTTTACGGATATGATCGCCTCCGCATCGTGGAATACTCAGCGCATGGAAAGCTCCTGCGAAGACGGTTATCTCAATGCGACCGATGTCGCCGACTACCTCGTGCGCAAAGGCATTCCGTTCCGCACGGCGCACGGTATTGCGGCAAAAGCGGTGCGCATCGCAATCGAAAAAAAATGCAGGCTCGAAGAACTTCCGATCGAAGATTTTAAAGCCTGTTCGGATCGCATCGAAGACGATATTTATTCGCTCATCGATTCGAAATCCTGCGTCACCTCGCGAAAAACCGAGGGAGGGCCTGCCGCCGAGCGGGTCGCGGAGCAGATACGGGCACTGAAGGATTTCACAAAAGAACGACTTTGA
- a CDS encoding uracil-DNA glycosylase, whose protein sequence is MLAAEKQAVWDLLKTASSSLCAYLPRAFAETPAFSDDAESAASAEASDRAAYVSASFGRAGDFANKSAAAPSTQTSASFGRAGEFTDAGQADHASAESGRSGITLEEVAQKVASCSRCALSKKRTHTVPGMGVPHPAVLVVGEGPGAEEDAQGLPFVGPAGKLLDKMLEAISLSRDTNCYIANIVKCRPPNNRTPLPEEADACISFLEAQIHILKPKLILAAGRTAAQNLLKTTEALSRLRGAFRDYNGIPLLVTYHPSALLRDVSLKRPAWEDLKLFRAELLRLVPDYAKDFIKK, encoded by the coding sequence ATGCTCGCCGCGGAAAAACAAGCAGTATGGGATCTCCTCAAAACGGCATCGTCGTCGCTGTGCGCTTACCTACCGCGCGCTTTTGCGGAAACACCCGCTTTTTCCGACGACGCCGAATCTGCGGCAAGCGCAGAAGCCTCCGATCGGGCAGCGTACGTTTCCGCATCCTTCGGACGCGCAGGCGATTTTGCAAACAAATCGGCAGCCGCTCCGTCGACGCAGACTTCCGCATCCTTCGGACGCGCCGGCGAGTTTACAGACGCGGGGCAAGCCGATCATGCGAGCGCCGAATCGGGGCGGAGCGGCATCACGCTCGAAGAAGTCGCACAAAAAGTCGCCTCGTGTTCGCGCTGTGCGCTTTCAAAAAAGAGAACGCACACCGTACCGGGCATGGGCGTTCCCCATCCTGCCGTTCTCGTCGTCGGCGAAGGACCGGGAGCGGAAGAAGACGCTCAGGGGCTTCCCTTTGTCGGGCCTGCGGGAAAGCTCCTCGACAAAATGCTCGAAGCGATTTCCCTCTCCCGCGATACGAACTGCTACATCGCAAATATCGTAAAATGCCGTCCGCCGAACAACAGGACGCCGCTTCCCGAAGAAGCGGATGCATGCATTTCCTTTCTCGAAGCGCAGATTCACATACTGAAACCGAAGCTCATCCTCGCAGCGGGCAGAACGGCCGCTCAAAATTTATTAAAAACGACTGAAGCGCTCTCTCGTCTTCGCGGCGCTTTCCGCGATTACAACGGCATACCGCTCCTCGTCACTTATCACCCGAGCGCCCTGCTTCGGGATGTGTCGCTCAAGCGGCCGGCGTGGGAGGATTTAAAACTTTTCCGCGCGGAGCTTTTGCGCCTCGTTCCGGACTACGCAAAAGATTTTATTAAAAAATGA
- a CDS encoding P83/100 family protein gives MLKKLSVIVSVLISAGSLFAVQIDTALLDTATRPDYIEDTSPVPKNEFNTAKQIRDMGRRLGGSIKRQDAQHKSDELYASGAPSKKYRAHRVPSSDSLPGADIIYIAPNAKVGTIKALTFIVSGYIEAAYGLPLNEADAVAQKVCWWNTNHYDDRNYFTKHFNARILESFSDETAVIGLADSYKNWAGHARIVIPFEKMKDTQAAAKDGEKQSVKIDSKNSTAQKNSETEKEAAQNKKESAGKSAAQNDADKNAVDATRNTLQKEVLQFKTVPANYKILFGALCLAALLLIVLLVRVVVDMARN, from the coding sequence ATGCTAAAAAAATTATCCGTCATCGTTTCGGTGCTGATTTCCGCAGGCTCTCTTTTTGCCGTACAAATCGATACGGCGCTCCTCGATACGGCAACGCGTCCGGATTATATTGAAGATACATCCCCCGTGCCGAAAAACGAATTCAACACCGCAAAACAGATACGCGATATGGGCCGCAGGCTCGGCGGGAGTATCAAACGGCAGGACGCGCAGCATAAGAGCGACGAACTTTACGCATCGGGCGCCCCTTCAAAAAAATACCGTGCGCACCGCGTACCTTCGTCCGACTCGCTTCCGGGAGCCGACATCATCTATATCGCGCCGAACGCAAAAGTCGGCACAATAAAAGCGCTTACCTTTATCGTGTCGGGCTATATCGAAGCGGCGTACGGCTTACCCCTAAACGAAGCGGATGCCGTAGCGCAAAAAGTGTGCTGGTGGAACACGAATCATTACGACGATCGAAATTATTTTACAAAGCACTTCAACGCACGCATACTCGAATCTTTTTCAGATGAAACGGCGGTCATAGGCCTTGCCGATTCGTACAAAAACTGGGCGGGGCACGCGCGCATCGTCATCCCTTTTGAAAAAATGAAGGATACACAGGCGGCGGCAAAAGACGGCGAAAAGCAAAGCGTAAAAATCGATTCGAAAAACAGCACCGCGCAAAAAAACAGCGAGACCGAAAAAGAGGCGGCGCAAAATAAAAAAGAGAGCGCAGGCAAAAGCGCGGCGCAAAACGATGCGGATAAAAACGCCGTAGATGCGACGCGGAATACGCTCCAAAAAGAAGTGCTGCAATTTAAAACCGTTCCGGCGAATTATAAAATCCTCTTCGGAGCGCTGTGCCTTGCCGCCCTTTTACTCATCGTGCTGCTCGTGCGGGTTGTCGTCGATATGGCAAGAAATTAA
- the thiI gene encoding tRNA uracil 4-sulfurtransferase ThiI, with amino-acid sequence MTYLAKVGELSLKGSNIDEFKNRLAANARRLLKNASAKVSGNAGRLYIDCDDEEASRFALEHLIGITGWAKATVVEKDIDAISRAVYEEAVRAKEKGAKSFKIEARRQDKDFPLTSYEICCKAADRASRESVLAVDVHSPDVRIYVEVRDRCFVFSDAEKGRRGLPVGSSGKGLLLLSGGIDSPVAGYRMMRRGMKIDCAYFHSYPYTSEEAQKKVESLAASLANYGLDTYLNIVPFTDVQMRIKEKAPQAWTTLMLRVCMMKTANLIAERTHADCIVTGESLGQVASQTIANLNVTEHFASRPLLRPLVGLDKEEIIDTAREIGTYETSILPYEDCCVLFSPKHPVLRASTEEAEAIYASLDADALIQEAFEKREIKRFSV; translated from the coding sequence ATGACGTATCTTGCAAAGGTCGGAGAGCTTTCTCTCAAAGGTTCGAATATCGACGAATTTAAAAACCGCCTTGCGGCAAACGCGCGGCGGCTGCTCAAAAACGCAAGCGCGAAAGTGAGCGGAAATGCGGGAAGGCTCTATATCGACTGCGACGACGAAGAAGCATCCCGATTCGCGCTCGAGCACCTCATCGGCATTACGGGTTGGGCGAAAGCGACGGTCGTCGAAAAAGACATCGATGCGATAAGCCGTGCAGTCTACGAAGAAGCCGTGCGCGCAAAGGAAAAAGGCGCAAAATCGTTTAAAATCGAAGCGAGGCGGCAGGACAAAGACTTTCCGCTCACTTCCTATGAAATCTGCTGCAAAGCGGCCGACCGCGCATCTCGCGAAAGCGTGCTCGCAGTCGACGTACACTCCCCCGACGTACGCATCTATGTCGAAGTACGCGACCGCTGCTTTGTCTTTTCCGATGCGGAAAAAGGACGGCGCGGCCTTCCCGTCGGATCGAGCGGCAAAGGTCTCCTCCTCCTTTCAGGCGGCATCGATTCGCCCGTAGCGGGCTACCGCATGATGCGGCGCGGCATGAAAATCGACTGCGCGTATTTTCACTCGTATCCGTACACGTCGGAAGAAGCGCAAAAAAAAGTTGAAAGTCTCGCCGCATCCCTTGCAAATTACGGACTCGATACGTATTTGAATATCGTTCCCTTTACCGACGTACAGATGCGCATCAAAGAAAAAGCACCCCAAGCGTGGACGACGCTCATGCTCCGCGTGTGCATGATGAAAACGGCAAACCTCATCGCAGAGCGGACGCACGCGGACTGCATCGTCACCGGCGAAAGTCTCGGACAGGTTGCAAGCCAGACGATCGCCAATTTGAACGTTACCGAACACTTCGCGTCCCGCCCGCTTTTGCGTCCCCTCGTCGGACTCGACAAAGAAGAGATCATCGACACGGCAAGGGAAATCGGCACATACGAAACGTCGATCCTGCCCTATGAAGACTGCTGCGTGCTCTTTTCGCCCAAGCATCCGGTGCTCCGCGCATCAACCGAAGAAGCCGAAGCGATCTATGCATCCCTCGACGCCGATGCATTGATACAAGAAGCATTCGAAAAACGGGAGATAAAACGCTTTTCGGTTTGA
- a CDS encoding substrate-binding domain-containing protein translates to MKKTIAASAVLAAVICAAFIGCGKQAAKVQNKDKPLVFFNRQPSDPTTGNIDMDSMNWNAQTYYVGFDAAGGGAVQGKLITDYLASADATKLDRNGDGVIGYVLCIGDVGHNDSKARTEGIRKALGTWNGSTDPGAAQEGSATVGGKTMRVVELEGKAMTGTDGSTWNANAATEAMGGWATKFGSQIDLVVSNNDGMAMGCLQASNYPAGVPIFGYDANADAIEAIGAGKLTGTVSQNVDAQATATLQVLRNLLDGLTGSDVYTKGISEADQYGNKISADIDYVSDTRALLAQNSGVTSSNWEQYKAGNRDAGIKQTTAAKKKVLLTIYNSADNFLSSSYLPALNYYAPLIGIDLTVVQGDGQNESSCLDKFTNLGNYDAFAINMVKTNSGRDYTDKLKY, encoded by the coding sequence ATGAAAAAAACAATTGCAGCAAGCGCCGTTTTGGCGGCGGTTATCTGCGCCGCGTTTATAGGATGCGGCAAACAGGCGGCGAAGGTTCAAAACAAAGACAAGCCGCTCGTGTTTTTCAATCGGCAGCCGTCGGATCCGACGACCGGAAACATCGATATGGATTCGATGAATTGGAATGCCCAAACGTACTACGTCGGCTTCGACGCAGCCGGCGGCGGAGCGGTACAGGGAAAACTCATTACCGATTACCTTGCAAGTGCGGACGCGACAAAACTCGACCGAAACGGCGACGGAGTGATCGGCTATGTGCTCTGCATCGGAGACGTCGGTCACAACGATTCGAAAGCGCGCACGGAAGGTATCCGCAAAGCGCTCGGAACGTGGAACGGTTCGACCGATCCAGGGGCGGCACAAGAAGGTTCCGCAACGGTCGGCGGCAAAACGATGCGCGTCGTCGAACTTGAAGGAAAGGCGATGACGGGAACGGACGGTTCGACGTGGAATGCGAATGCGGCGACGGAAGCCATGGGCGGCTGGGCGACGAAGTTCGGATCGCAGATCGACTTGGTCGTTTCGAATAACGACGGTATGGCTATGGGATGCCTTCAGGCGTCGAACTATCCTGCAGGCGTTCCGATTTTCGGTTACGATGCGAACGCGGACGCGATCGAAGCGATCGGTGCCGGTAAGCTTACGGGAACCGTTTCGCAAAACGTCGATGCTCAGGCGACGGCGACGCTGCAAGTGCTGCGCAATCTGCTTGACGGTCTTACCGGCAGCGACGTTTATACGAAGGGTATTTCGGAAGCCGATCAGTACGGCAATAAAATTTCCGCGGACATCGATTATGTCTCCGATACGCGCGCGCTGCTCGCACAGAACTCCGGCGTTACTTCTTCCAATTGGGAACAGTACAAAGCGGGCAACCGCGATGCGGGGATCAAACAGACGACCGCCGCGAAGAAAAAAGTGCTGCTCACCATTTACAATTCCGCCGACAATTTCCTCTCTTCGTCTTATCTGCCGGCGCTCAATTATTATGCGCCGCTCATCGGAATCGATTTGACGGTCGTTCAGGGCGACGGGCAAAACGAATCGAGCTGTCTCGATAAATTTACCAATCTCGGAAACTACGATGCGTTTGCGATCAACATGGTCAAAACGAATTCCGGCCGCGATTATACCGATAAGTTGAAATATTGA
- a CDS encoding MGDG synthase family glycosyltransferase has protein sequence MKRKFLFLYLNTGAGHISAAKVLAAALKEKDPDVEIEMLNGFDKYNFFGHLMFEKGYNYATNYVHGAFPLIYDMAQHRWGQTMFVLPLRFHTTRYLRRVIREKQPTDIVSFHFALTPFVKSALRQISEKINFTVMVTDPFTLPNAWFYENDQKFFVFSEQAKRQAVEVCGVPEQNVTVVPFLMNEKYLMPLPSKDEIAAMKAKHGFTDDKKIVLLVGGGEGLPGAVEIIKECVLHRAQFSVAIVCGRDRAFKDALELLRRTYPKLDLHVFGFIDYLDELIKICDCAVIKAGPATLMEVISCRKPVIIIKYIHNQELGNMRFAVDHKVGWYITKPRDVYRKINELLVDKNFDEEMKKNFDSVHLDTDAGKVASLLLEK, from the coding sequence ATGAAACGGAAATTTCTTTTTTTATACCTCAACACCGGTGCGGGTCACATTTCCGCAGCGAAGGTGCTCGCCGCGGCTTTAAAAGAAAAAGATCCCGACGTCGAAATCGAAATGCTCAACGGTTTCGATAAGTATAATTTCTTCGGACACTTGATGTTCGAAAAGGGATATAATTACGCGACGAATTACGTTCACGGCGCTTTTCCGCTCATCTACGATATGGCGCAGCACCGCTGGGGTCAGACGATGTTCGTGCTGCCGCTGCGCTTTCACACGACGCGCTATCTCCGCCGCGTCATCCGCGAAAAGCAGCCGACCGATATCGTATCGTTTCACTTTGCCCTCACGCCCTTTGTTAAATCGGCGCTCCGGCAAATTTCCGAAAAGATCAATTTTACGGTCATGGTTACCGATCCGTTTACGCTGCCGAACGCGTGGTTTTACGAAAACGATCAAAAATTTTTTGTCTTTTCGGAACAGGCAAAGCGGCAGGCCGTCGAAGTCTGCGGTGTGCCCGAACAAAACGTCACCGTTGTTCCGTTTTTGATGAACGAAAAGTATCTTATGCCGCTGCCGTCGAAAGACGAAATTGCAGCGATGAAAGCGAAGCACGGTTTTACTGACGACAAAAAAATCGTACTGCTCGTCGGGGGCGGAGAAGGGCTTCCCGGCGCGGTCGAAATCATTAAAGAGTGCGTGCTGCACCGTGCGCAGTTTTCGGTCGCAATCGTATGCGGGCGCGACAGAGCGTTTAAAGATGCGCTCGAACTTTTGAGACGTACGTACCCAAAGCTCGATCTGCACGTGTTCGGCTTTATCGATTACCTCGACGAACTGATTAAAATATGCGACTGCGCCGTCATCAAAGCGGGGCCTGCGACGCTTATGGAAGTGATTTCGTGCCGGAAGCCCGTCATCATCATCAAATACATTCACAACCAGGAGCTCGGTAATATGCGCTTTGCAGTCGATCATAAAGTCGGCTGGTATATCACAAAGCCGCGCGACGTGTACCGAAAAATCAACGAATTGCTTGTCGATAAAAATTTCGACGAAGAGATGAAAAAGAATTTCGACAGCGTGCACCTCGACACCGATGCCGGAAAAGTCGCTTCTCTTTTGCTCGAAAAATAG
- a CDS encoding sugar ABC transporter ATP-binding protein has product MDDIVLEIKNLSKSFAKNKVLDGIHLQVKKSSVLGLMGENGAGKSTMMKCLFGIYAKDEGQFMLDGKPVDFKSPKEALENGVAMVHQELNQCLDRSVMDNLYLGRYPKRFGVIDEAKMLKDSVKLFNSLDMNVDPRTIMRSMSVSQRQMVEIAKAVSYNAKIIVLDEPTSSLSENEVAKLFSIVKNLKEKGVSFIYISHKMDEVFLVCDDVAVLRDGKMILIKDTKTTGMNELISAMVGRSLEKRYPDVDNVPGDYIFEVKGLTTKYEPVLEDISFRVRKGEIFGIYGLVGAGRSELLEALFGVRTIASGEMIYDGKRLYFADSRDAMDHGFALVTEERKFNGMFGKASIEFNTTITNLASYKSNGILSSRKLFEAATREVEQMKTKCVSVDEIITSLSGGNQQKVIIGKWIERAPEVFLMDEPTRGIDVGAKYEIYQLIIRMAKEGKTIIVVSSEMPEILGITNRIAVMSNHRLAGIVDTNDTDQEALLRLSAKYL; this is encoded by the coding sequence ATGGATGATATTGTCCTCGAGATAAAAAACCTTTCAAAGTCTTTTGCAAAAAACAAAGTTTTGGACGGCATACATCTTCAGGTAAAAAAAAGCTCCGTGCTCGGTTTGATGGGTGAAAACGGCGCGGGCAAATCTACGATGATGAAGTGCCTGTTCGGGATCTATGCGAAAGACGAGGGTCAGTTTATGCTCGACGGAAAGCCCGTCGATTTTAAGAGTCCGAAAGAGGCGCTTGAAAACGGCGTTGCGATGGTGCATCAGGAGCTGAACCAATGCCTCGACCGTTCCGTCATGGACAACCTTTATCTCGGAAGATATCCGAAACGCTTCGGCGTAATCGATGAAGCGAAGATGCTGAAAGACAGCGTCAAGCTGTTCAACTCTTTGGATATGAACGTCGATCCGCGCACGATCATGAGATCGATGTCCGTGTCGCAGCGGCAGATGGTCGAAATCGCGAAAGCGGTTTCCTACAACGCGAAGATAATCGTGCTCGACGAACCGACTTCTTCGCTGTCCGAAAACGAAGTCGCCAAGCTTTTTTCGATCGTAAAAAATCTTAAAGAAAAAGGCGTATCGTTTATCTATATTTCCCATAAAATGGATGAAGTGTTTCTCGTGTGCGACGACGTCGCAGTTCTCCGCGACGGTAAAATGATTTTGATAAAAGATACGAAAACGACGGGAATGAACGAACTCATTTCGGCTATGGTCGGACGTTCTCTTGAAAAACGCTATCCCGACGTCGACAATGTTCCGGGGGATTACATTTTTGAAGTGAAAGGGCTGACGACGAAATACGAGCCCGTGCTCGAAGATATTTCATTCCGCGTCCGCAAGGGAGAGATCTTCGGCATCTACGGACTCGTCGGGGCGGGGCGGTCGGAATTGCTCGAAGCGCTCTTCGGTGTGCGGACGATCGCATCCGGCGAAATGATCTACGACGGAAAACGCCTTTACTTTGCGGACAGCCGCGACGCTATGGATCACGGTTTTGCGCTTGTCACTGAGGAACGGAAATTCAACGGCATGTTCGGAAAGGCTTCGATAGAATTCAATACGACGATCACGAACCTTGCAAGTTATAAATCGAACGGCATTTTGTCGAGCCGCAAATTATTTGAAGCGGCGACCCGCGAAGTAGAGCAGATGAAAACGAAATGCGTTTCCGTCGACGAAATCATCACTTCTCTTTCCGGCGGCAACCAGCAAAAAGTCATCATCGGCAAATGGATCGAGCGCGCTCCCGAAGTCTTCCTCATGGACGAGCCGACACGCGGTATCGATGTCGGAGCGAAGTATGAGATCTATCAGCTCATCATCAGAATGGCGAAAGAAGGGAAAACGATCATCGTCGTTTCGAGCGAAATGCCGGAAATCCTCGGTATTACGAATCGTATAGCCGTCATGTCGAATCATCGGCTCGCGGGTATTGTCGATACGAACGATACCGATCAGGAAGCGCTTTTGCGCCTTTCGGCGAAATATCTGTAA
- a CDS encoding amino acid ABC transporter permease, with translation MEKMLQAMLRGSVTSLEVFFLTLLFALPLALPFCAGRMAKNKILSNILKAFLLVIRGTPLMLQLLVVYFGPSLLCLWFNNNFGTDFRVAWPRFFAAIVALIVNYAAYFAEIYRGGIESIPQGQYEAAKVLGYTKRQTFFYIILPQVVKRIMPAMGNETITLVKDTALVQVIGVSELLRVAQETQSRLFSFMPLFVAGVFYLAMNWGVEIAFAGIEAKLAYYR, from the coding sequence ATGGAGAAGATGCTGCAGGCGATGCTGCGCGGAAGCGTAACGTCGCTCGAAGTGTTTTTTTTGACGCTGCTCTTTGCGCTTCCGCTCGCGCTTCCGTTTTGTGCGGGGCGTATGGCGAAAAATAAAATACTTTCAAACATACTAAAAGCGTTTTTGCTCGTCATACGCGGCACTCCTCTCATGTTGCAGCTGCTCGTCGTGTACTTCGGTCCGAGTCTTTTGTGTCTTTGGTTCAACAACAATTTCGGTACCGATTTTCGAGTTGCGTGGCCGCGCTTTTTCGCAGCGATAGTCGCGCTCATCGTCAACTATGCGGCGTACTTTGCTGAGATATACCGCGGCGGCATCGAGTCGATTCCCCAAGGGCAATACGAAGCGGCGAAAGTGCTCGGCTATACGAAACGGCAAACTTTTTTCTATATCATCTTGCCGCAAGTCGTCAAACGAATTATGCCCGCTATGGGCAACGAAACGATAACCCTTGTCAAGGATACCGCTCTCGTGCAAGTTATCGGTGTGTCCGAACTTTTGCGCGTCGCACAGGAAACGCAGAGCCGCCTCTTTTCGTTTATGCCGCTCTTCGTCGCGGGCGTCTTTTACCTTGCGATGAATTGGGGCGTTGAGATCGCATTTGCCGGAATCGAAGCGAAACTCGCTTATTATCGTTAG